CAGCAGAGGTGGCTGCGCGTCGTGGAGCTGCGGTCACAGTCTTTGACGCCAAGCCTTCAGTGGGGCGTAAATTCTTAGTGGCCGGGCGCAGTGGTCTGAATCTGACCAATAGTGCCGATTTTGAGACATTTTTGGCCCAGTATTCCGGGCGTGATTTTCCAGTCGAGCGTTGGCGGGAATACCTGAAGGATTTTGACAATTATCATTTGAGTGATTGGGCCGCGGAACTCGGGGTGGACACCTTTGCGGCATCGAGTGGTAAGGTTTTTCCTTTTTCCAAGAAGGCGGCGCCTCTATTGCGCCGCTGGGTCCTGCGCTTGCGCGAATTGGGCGTGGTGTTTCGTATGAAGCATCAATGGACGGGGCTAGCGAAACAGCCCGACGGCCGGATTCAAATCGACTGTCTGCAGGGGGATCAGCCCGTGCAGGCAAGATTCGATGCGGTCGTCCTCGCCATGGGCGGTGCCTCATGGCCGCAGACCGGATCTACTGGCAGTTGGGTCTCCATTTTGGAGGCGCAAGGTGTGGAAGTAGTGCCCTTAGCAGCCGCAAATTGTGGTTGGGAGTGTGACTGGAGTCCTGAGACGCGTGCACAGATAGAAGGCAAGCCACTGCAGAATTTGAAGCTGAGTGCGAATGGGCGTACGCTGACCGGTGAGTTGGTGGCCACGCGTTACGGTTTTGAGGGCACTCCTCTGTATACTTTAGGCAGAGAGTTGCGCCGGATGGCTTCGCCCGTCATCGAAATCGATTTTAAGCCAACATTACTGAAGCGCGGCTCATTGCAAAAATGGAGTCCGCGCGTCGCAATTTTTATAAAGAGGCCGGCCTGCGTTGGAAATTAAATGAGACCGCCTGTGCGATTCTCCGTCAGTATTACGGTGAGTTTCACGATGCAGCTTCTTTGGCTCAAGCGGCCAAGTGTTGTCGGATTCCATTGACGCAAGCGCGTCCAATCGCCGAGGCCATTTCCACCGCAGGAGGGGTGGCTTGGTCGGAATTGGATGCGCAACTGATGCTCAAGCAATTGCCCGGCGTCTATTGCGCGGGAGAAATGATTGATTGGGAAGCGCCCACCGGCGGATTCTTGATACAAGGTTGCTTCGTGACCGGGAACGTGGCGGGGCAGAGTGCCGCGGCTGGGCCGGTGATGGCGTGACTTCTGGGGAGACGCGATGTCGCGTTAGCGAGGTCTGATGCGTGTCGGGGAGACGCGATTGGCATCGCGTCGCTACGGTGGTAGGTAGTGGCGTGACTTTTTTGGGGTAGCGATGTCGCGCGAGCGACGTCTGCTGCGGGCCGGGGAGACGCGATTTGCATCGCGTCGCTACCGTGGTAGGTGGTTGCGCGACTTTTTGAGGTAGCGATGTCGCGCTAGCGACGTCTGGTGCGGGCTGGGGAGACGCGATTAGCATTGCGTCGCTACCAGTGGTCGGTGGTGGTGTGACTTCTGGGGGGGAGCGATGTCGCGCTAGCGACGTCTGCTGCGGGCCGGGGAGACGCGATTGGCATCGCGTCGCTACCGTGGTAGGTGGTTGCGCGACTTTTTGGGGTAGCGATGTCTGCTGCGGGGCTGGGAGACGCGATTGGCATCGCGTCGCTAGCAGTGTGTATATTTGCCGTCGATTAAGAGTGACTTTTTCTAAAAAAGGCTCATAGCAAACAGACCAAAATGATGGATCCGATTTGATCGTCTGCGGTATCATTCAATGTATAAGACCTTAGTTGTGACTGATCAAACGGAGACGCCTCCGTTAGATCTCAATGTGATCACGTTTGAGCAGTATCTCTCAGATTATCCGAAGCTGGGAGAGCCGCGCACGCGCATTATCAATTTGTGCGATACCGAGCACTATTTAAGCCGGGGCTATTATTGCTCGCTGCTGGCGGAGTCGCGCAAACACCGGGTGTTGCCCAGTGTCAATACCATCAATGATCTTCGTTATCAAGATGGCGGTGAAGAGCATCGTTTGCAGCCCTTGCTTCCAAAGTTGAGTGCGGACATGGAGGTGCCGGTCGTGCTCAATATCTATTTTGGTTGGACGGAGCGTGAGGAGTGGAAAAAAGTGGCGCGTGCGGTCTTTGAGCGCTATGCGGCGCCGCTCTTGCGGGCAAGCCTTAGCCGTGGCGTGCATGGCTTGGAACTTTCGGTCGAGCGTGATAATTTATCCGTTCTCAATACTGCGGAGCGTGAGACCTTCTATGAGCGGCTGCGGATCTTTACCGAGCAAGTGTGGCGCAATCCTAGCCATAAGAATAAGCATCGCTGGGACATGGCTATTTTGCATAATCCGGATGAGGCCAATGCGCCGAGTGATGCTGAAGCGATTAAGCGCTTTGTCAAAGCAGCTGCCAAGGTCGGCATCGCCGCAGAGTTGGTGCGTTCAGATGAGCTGAAGCATCTCTCGCAATACGATGCGCTCTTTATCCGAGAGACGACCAGTATCGACCACCCTACCTACCGACTTTCGCGCAAGGGGGAAATGGAAGGCTTGGTGGTGATCGATGATGCGACTTCAATCATGCGCTGCTGCAACAAGATCTTTTTACAGGATGCGTTCAGTTATAATAAGGTCAGTGCGCCCCGCACTTTAGTGGTGGCCAATGCCGAGGCGCTGGAGCTCGATCGCATTGAGGCTCATTTTGATTATCCTGTGGTGCTCAAAATGCCAGAGAGTTCATTTTCGATCGGCGTGTATAAAGTCGG
The nucleotide sequence above comes from Coraliomargarita algicola. Encoded proteins:
- a CDS encoding TIGR03862 family flavoprotein, which gives rise to MDNSRREIAIIGGGPAGLRAAEVAARRGAAVTVFDAKPSVGRKFLVAGRSGLNLTNSADFETFLAQYSGRDFPVERWREYLKDFDNYHLSDWAAELGVDTFAASSGKVFPFSKKAAPLLRRWVLRLRELGVVFRMKHQWTGLAKQPDGRIQIDCLQGDQPVQARFDAVVLAMGGASWPQTGSTGSWVSILEAQGVEVVPLAAANCGWECDWSPETRAQIEGKPLQNLKLSANGRTLTGELVATRYGFEGTPLYTLGRELRRMASPVIEIDFKPTLLKRGSLQKWSPRVAIFIKRPACVGN
- a CDS encoding NAD(P)/FAD-dependent oxidoreductase yields the protein MESARRNFYKEAGLRWKLNETACAILRQYYGEFHDAASLAQAAKCCRIPLTQARPIAEAISTAGGVAWSELDAQLMLKQLPGVYCAGEMIDWEAPTGGFLIQGCFVTGNVAGQSAAAGPVMA
- a CDS encoding RimK family protein; the encoded protein is MYKTLVVTDQTETPPLDLNVITFEQYLSDYPKLGEPRTRIINLCDTEHYLSRGYYCSLLAESRKHRVLPSVNTINDLRYQDGGEEHRLQPLLPKLSADMEVPVVLNIYFGWTEREEWKKVARAVFERYAAPLLRASLSRGVHGLELSVERDNLSVLNTAERETFYERLRIFTEQVWRNPSHKNKHRWDMAILHNPDEANAPSDAEAIKRFVKAAAKVGIAAELVRSDELKHLSQYDALFIRETTSIDHPTYRLSRKGEMEGLVVIDDATSIMRCCNKIFLQDAFSYNKVSAPRTLVVANAEALELDRIEAHFDYPVVLKMPESSFSIGVYKVGNRDELKEKLGLMLKESALALVQEYIYTDFDWRIGVLNGRAIYACKYFMARDHWQIYNHASSRKSGKSGGFDTIPTFEAPKPVLDAALKASAIIGNGLYGVDLKQKGNQIYVIEVNDNPSIDHSVEDAYLGDELYMMIMQEFVDRLERRGRE